The following are encoded together in the Candidatus Gracilibacteria bacterium genome:
- a CDS encoding KH domain-containing protein, translating to MEAQAFLRLIVESLVEKKEAIEITEQHDELGTLVTLKVDQADMGSIIGRGGKTIDSIRTVLRVFGSKKGERVNLRILEDKPIE from the coding sequence ATGGAAGCTCAAGCATTTCTTCGTTTGATTGTCGAATCTCTGGTCGAGAAGAAAGAAGCTATCGAGATCACTGAGCAACATGACGAACTCGGAACACTCGTCACACTCAAGGTTGACCAAGCGGATATGGGTTCTATCATTGGTCGCGGAGGGAAAACTATAGATTCTATCCGCACGGTTCTTCGCGTTTTTGGCTCCAAGAAAGGAGAACGAGTGAATCTTCGTATCCTTGAGGACAAGCCAATCGAATAG
- the rpsJ gene encoding 30S ribosomal protein S10, which yields MTAKKTSSALGKIRITVKAFEHKLVDEAVSKIVTTAKDSGAIVVGPVPLPTKIEKITLNRSTFVNKNAREQFEIRRHKRLIDVMDPTPKTLELLQSVNIPAGVGVEIKVM from the coding sequence ATGACTGCCAAAAAGACTTCGAGTGCTCTCGGAAAAATTCGTATTACTGTTAAGGCCTTCGAACACAAGCTCGTTGACGAAGCTGTATCAAAGATTGTTACAACTGCAAAAGATAGCGGTGCAATCGTTGTTGGACCAGTTCCACTCCCAACAAAAATCGAAAAAATTACCCTCAACCGTTCTACATTCGTCAATAAGAATGCTCGTGAACAGTTCGAGATTCGTCGTCACAAACGTCTTATCGATGTCATGGATCCTACTCCAAAAACTCTTGAACTTCTCCAATCAGTGAATATTCCTGCCGGAGTCGGAGTAGAAATCAAGGTAATGTAG
- the rpsP gene encoding 30S ribosomal protein S16 → MLKIRLSRVGRKHVAKFRVVLTEHKQSAKHGFIKVLGSYDPHTKALEMDFDTANSYIKNGAQYSETLAKIVASQSK, encoded by the coding sequence ATGCTCAAGATTCGTCTTTCCCGCGTAGGTCGTAAACATGTCGCAAAATTTCGCGTTGTTCTCACAGAACACAAGCAGAGTGCGAAGCATGGATTTATCAAGGTTCTTGGTTCTTACGATCCACATACAAAGGCTCTTGAGATGGATTTTGATACTGCCAATTCTTATATCAAGAATGGTGCACAATACTCTGAGACCCTTGCGAAGATTGTCGCTTCTCAGTCAAAATAA
- the rpmB gene encoding 50S ribosomal protein L28 has translation MSRVCQLTGKRTGVGNNVSHSCRHTKRHFYPNLFWRNIKDPATGLTLRLRLSAKAIKTLKKKGIL, from the coding sequence ATGTCTCGCGTCTGTCAACTTACTGGAAAAAGAACTGGAGTCGGAAACAATGTTTCTCACTCTTGCCGTCATACTAAGCGTCATTTCTATCCGAATCTCTTTTGGAGAAATATCAAAGATCCTGCAACAGGACTTACTCTTCGATTGAGACTTTCAGCGAAAGCTATCAAGACTCTGAAGAAGAAAGGAATTCTTTAA
- a CDS encoding AfsA-related hotdog domain-containing protein, with protein MSEKEPLEHIPSLTATLGVFKRVASTLKGVSNNIPCIDDRSFLDHHSRTHGTSLEPVRVHKTRPENVIIGIPFRQGNNWRVMLNTNKSGENLYEDPPLPIIEGTYLIEACNQLGSYVLDEFMPLFKVCKLLGMEKFMLSKSILKGQKKISLELGNIEYETKMGMTLGRYRVLIINGTEVIGCITYNFSIQDYTRADYETDITRRNEGGINLYQLERIKKYEELKNPSE; from the coding sequence ATGTCAGAAAAAGAACCACTGGAACATATCCCCAGTTTAACAGCAACATTATGAGTATTTAAACGTGTAGCTAGCACACTTAAGGGAGTAAGCAATAACATTCCTTGTATAGATGATAGAAGTTTTTTGGACCATCATAGTAGAACTCATTGAACTTCTCTGGAACCAGTTCGAGTACATAAAACACGACCAGAAAATGTTATTATATGAATACCTTTTCGGCAGTGAAATAATTGGAGAGTAATGCTTAATACGAACAAATCATGAGAAAATCTATATGAGGATCCTCCATTACCAATTATTGAAGGGACATATCTAATAGAGGCTTGTAATCAGTTATGAAGCTATGTGCTTGATGAGTTTATGCCATTATTCAAAGTCTGTAAACTACTTGGAATGGAGAAGTTTATGTTAAGTAAAAGTATCCTCAAATGACAGAAAAAAATATCTCTTGAACTATGAAATATAGAATATGAAACGAAGATGTGAATGACTTTATGAAGATATCGAGTACTCATTATAAATTGAACTGAAGTGATTTGATGCATTACATATAACTTCTCTATACAAGATTATACACGAGCAGATTATGAAACAGATATAACCAGGAGGAATGAAGGAGGAATAAATCTATATCAATTGGAAAGAATAAAGAAATATGAAGAACTAAAAAATCCCTCCGAGTAA
- the tuf gene encoding elongation factor Tu, with translation MSTYDRSKPHMNIGTIGHVDHGKTTSTAAFTFVLAQKFGGETKKYDEIDGAPEEKARGITINTAHVEYQTASRHYAHVDCPGHADYVKNMITGAAQMDAAILVVAATDGPMAQTREHILLARQVGVPYIVVWMNKCDMVDDAEMLDLVEMEIRELLSKYEFPGDDLPVIRGSGLVALENPTDMDKPYGAKAVVELFEAIESYVPVPERALDKPFLMPVEDVFSIKGRGTVVTGKIEQGVIKVGDNIEILGIRDTQTTTVTGIEMFHKLLDQGQAGDNAGLLLRGIERTDVERGQVLAKPGSIKPHTKFEAEVYVLTKDEGGRHTPFFQGYKPQFYFRTTDVTGSIELPAGVEMVMPGDNIQMTITLGAPIAMDQGLRFAIREGGRTVGSGVVAKVIA, from the coding sequence ATGTCTACATACGACAGATCAAAACCACATATGAATATTGGTACCATTGGTCACGTGGATCATGGTAAAACTACTTCTACTGCTGCGTTTACATTTGTTCTCGCTCAGAAGTTCGGTGGTGAAACTAAGAAATACGACGAAATCGACGGTGCTCCAGAAGAAAAGGCACGTGGTATTACTATTAATACTGCTCACGTTGAGTATCAGACTGCTAGTCGTCACTACGCACACGTTGACTGTCCTGGACATGCTGACTACGTGAAGAACATGATTACTGGTGCTGCTCAGATGGATGCTGCGATTCTCGTAGTAGCTGCTACTGACGGACCTATGGCTCAGACTCGTGAACATATCCTTCTTGCTCGCCAGGTTGGTGTTCCTTACATCGTTGTATGGATGAACAAGTGTGATATGGTTGATGATGCAGAAATGCTTGATCTCGTTGAAATGGAAATCCGCGAACTTCTTTCTAAGTACGAATTTCCTGGAGATGATCTTCCAGTTATCCGTGGTTCTGGTCTCGTTGCTCTCGAAAATCCTACTGATATGGACAAACCATACGGTGCGAAAGCTGTTGTTGAACTTTTTGAAGCTATCGAATCTTACGTTCCAGTTCCTGAGCGTGCACTCGACAAGCCATTCCTTATGCCAGTTGAAGATGTATTCTCAATCAAGGGTCGTGGTACTGTAGTTACTGGAAAAATCGAACAGGGTGTTATCAAGGTTGGTGACAATATCGAAATTCTCGGTATTAGAGATACTCAAACTACTACTGTTACTGGTATCGAAATGTTCCACAAGCTTCTTGATCAAGGTCAAGCTGGTGATAACGCAGGTCTTCTTCTCCGTGGTATCGAACGTACTGATGTTGAACGTGGACAAGTTCTCGCAAAGCCAGGATCTATCAAGCCTCATACCAAATTCGAAGCAGAGGTATACGTACTGACTAAGGATGAAGGTGGACGTCATACTCCATTCTTTCAGGGTTACAAGCCTCAGTTCTACTTCCGTACGACTGATGTAACTGGTTCTATCGAACTTCCTGCAGGAGTTGAGATGGTTATGCCTGGTGATAATATTCAGATGACTATCACTCTCGGTGCTCCAATCGCTATGGATCAAGGTCTTCGCTTCGCGATTCGTGAAGGTGGTCGTACTGTTGGTTCTGGAGTTGTTGCCAAAGTTATTGCTTAA